In Osmerus mordax isolate fOsmMor3 chromosome 23, fOsmMor3.pri, whole genome shotgun sequence, one DNA window encodes the following:
- the cited1 gene encoding LOW QUALITY PROTEIN: cbp/p300-interacting transactivator 1 (The sequence of the model RefSeq protein was modified relative to this genomic sequence to represent the inferred CDS: inserted 3 bases in 2 codons; deleted 1 base in 1 codon), translating into MTSLLFPSPAMKDRDPPSSSPLSSLLLYPPSGKTPTPFSPSPASPLLTSASSPSPQPLSKAQPICLQNGPHLLASMQLQKLNSHYQSLAGTQGGXSGVPQRGFGASSLGTVGTPVVPGGPGVLGNQGGGTGGIIDFEXVDEEVLMSLVVELGLDRAKELPELWLGQNEFDFIADVPAGC; encoded by the exons ATGACCTCACTGCTGTTCCCTAGCCCAGCAATGAAGGACCgtgaccctccctcctcctcccccctctcctccctcctcctctaccccccttcC GGAaagacccccacccccttctctccctctccggcctcacccctcctcacctcggcctcctctccctccccccagcctctctccaaggCCCAGCCCATCTGCCTCCAGAACGGCCCTCACCTCCTGGCCTCCATGCAGCTCCAGAAGCTTAACTCCCACTACCAGAGTCTGGCCGGGACCCAGGGGGG CTCCGGCGTTCCTCAGAGGGGATTCGGGGCCTCGTCCCTGGGCACGGTGGGCACACCGGTCGTCCCTGGGGGGCCCGGGGTCCTGGGGAACCAGGGGGGTGGGACTGGAGGGATCATCGACTTTG CGGTGGATGAGGAGGTGCTGATGTCGCTGGTGGTGGAGCTGGGTCTGGACCGGGCCAAGGAGCTCCCGGAGCTCTGGCTGGGCCAGAACGAGTTCGACTTCATCGCAGACGTGCCAGCCGGATGTTGA
- the arhgap36 gene encoding rho GTPase-activating protein 36, producing MLGQNVRLQPVPIQSLSELERARLQDVSFYHLEERDLDFKISIPREIRKRRKSLRRKFDSFSKEKKERETAPKAFGIPLSQVIANDRAFKQRQDALKESRRDCLDLEASVLRFRAQKQQLLNGNKAGQPAPGSSTSTISSSLLSVAPQLTSCSASAAFELLTKPLSPTFRDCTARVQRRGGLSVDCISDLVESQSRLLEALQLSHPAELELKKISEGAEPGGRTQTKLSLNPIYRQVPRVLERCCSHIEAFGLQTVGIFRVGSSKKRVRQLREDFDMGTDVVLDEEQSVHDIAALLKEFLRDMPDPLLPRELYPAFLHASLLRGPDQLLYVQQLMYLLPPCNSDTLLRLLALLHTVQGHAQDSLGPHDQEIPGNKMTAANLAVIFGPNLLQGERGTGGERGAGGDPGPLGMGIEDSNAIISVTLLLIQNYRKLFTVSAELQQEVLMSLIQTDPDIIDYLLRRKLSGCHLTVDSSDPPGAGRRDTDASLDSVGASSGSLSPLEPPSPLFPPDGPDGGSLTGQVFLNMLRLNTGRKRSSESQRKSIGQIRQFHSHHNLLSLASSSSSFPLPTSRTGAHPEDRDAQERRGPLGEALSFALGASSCSSLGAAGEGSVWVRQGAHQEEGGSKTSTPTTSNFWDFFTGKASGSETMV from the exons ATGCTGGGTCAGAACGTGCGCCTCCAGCCAGTCCCCATCCAGAGCCTGTCGGAGCTGGAGCGAGCCCGCCTGCAGGACGTGTCCTTCtaccacctggaggagagggacctGGACTTCAAGATCAGCATccctagag AGATTCGCAAAAGAAGGAAATCGCTGCGAAGGAAGTTCGATTCTTTCTCCAAGGAGAAGAAAGAACGAG aAACGGCCCCCAAGGCGTTCggcatccccctctcccaggtcaTAGCCAACGACCGCGCCTTCAAGCAGCGTCAGGACGCGCTGAAGGAGAGCCGGAGGGACTGTCTGGATCTGGAGGCCAGCGTCCTGCGCTTCCGCGCCCAGAAACAGCAGCTCCTCAACGGGAACAAGGCCGGCCAACCCGCCCcgggctcctccacctccaccatctcctcctccctgctgtccGTGGCGCCACAGCTGACCTCGTGTTCGGCGTCGGCGGCCTTCGAGCTCCTCaccaaacctctctctcccaccttcaGAGACTGCACAGCCCGAGTGCAGAGAAGG ggcggTCTCTCAGTAGACTGCATCTCAGACCTGGTGGAGAGCCAGTCCCGCCTGCTGGAGGCTCTGCAGCTGTCCCACCCGGCAGAGCTGGAGCTGAAGAAGATTTctgagggggcggagcctgggGGCCGCACCCAGACCAAGCTCAGCCTCAACCCCATCTACAGGCAGGTGCCCCGCGTGCTGGAGAGGTGCTGCAGCCACATAGAGGCCTTCG gtctCCAAACAGTGGGGATATTCCGAGTGGGGAGTTCTAAGAAGAGAGTTCGACAG ctgcGGGAGGACTTTGACATGGGGACTGACGTGGTGCTGGATGAGGAGCAGAGTGTCCACGACATCGCAGCTCTCCTCAAGGAGTTTCTGAGAGACATGCCTGACCCCCTGCTGCCCAGGGAGCTGTACCCCGCCTTCCTGCACGCAAGCc tcctgCGCGGGCCGGACCAGCTCCTGTACGTCCAGCAGCTGATGTACCTGCTGCCGCCTTGCAACAGTGACACGCTGCTGCGCCTGCTGGCACTGCTGCACACCGTCCAGGGCCACGCCCAGGACAGCCTGGGCCCACACGACCAGGAG aTCCCAGGTAACAAGATGACGGCCGCTAACCTGGCTGTGATCTTCGGGCCCAACCTGCTGCAGGGGGAGCGGGGGACCGGGGGCgagcggggggccgggggggaccCGGGGCCCCTGGGCATGGGCATCGAGGACAGCAACGCCATCATCTCTGTCACCCTGCTCCTCATACAGAACTACCGCAAGCTCTTCACC gTGTCAGCAGAGCTACAACAGGAAGTCCTCATGAGCCTGATCCAGACGGATCCTGACATCATCGACTACCTCCTCCGCAGGAAGCTCAG tgGCTGTCACCTGACTGTGGACTCTTCTGACCCACCCGGGGCGGGTCGTCGCGACACGGATGCCTCTCTGGACTCTGTGGGGGCGTCCAGTGGCAGTCTCTCCCCCCtggaacccccctcccccctcttcccccccgacGGCCCCGACGGAGGCTCCCTCACCGGCCAGGTGTTCCTCAACATGCTGCGGCTCAACACCGGACGGAAAC gtTCGTCGGAGTCTCAAAGGAAGTCCATCGGGCAGATAAGGCAGTTCCACTCCCACCACAACCTGCtcagcctggcctcctcctcctcctccttccccctccccacctccaggaCCGGGGCCCACCCCGAGGACCGCGACGCCCAGGAGCGGAGGGGCCCGCTGGGGGAGGCCCTCAGCTTCGCCCTGGGCGCCTCCTCCTGCTCGAGCCTGGGCGCGGCCGGGGAGGGGAGCgtctgggtgaggcagggggcccaccaggaggaagggggcagcaagacctccacccccaccacctccaactTCTGGGACTTCTTCACGGGGAAGGCGTCTGGGTCTGAGACCATGGTATGA